One segment of Mycolicibacterium sp. YH-1 DNA contains the following:
- a CDS encoding helix-turn-helix transcriptional regulator, whose protein sequence is MHAFDVLGDPVRRRILELLARDEMPAGDVVRAIGTEFGITQPAVSQHLKVLREAGFASIRAEGTRRVYALDPAPLRGVDEWLDPFRRFWAPRLDALATEIARGKKSQRDRNGRPAPTND, encoded by the coding sequence GTGCACGCGTTTGACGTCCTCGGCGATCCCGTCCGAAGGCGCATCCTCGAACTATTGGCCCGCGACGAGATGCCAGCTGGCGACGTGGTTCGTGCGATTGGGACAGAGTTCGGGATCACGCAACCCGCGGTCTCCCAGCACCTAAAGGTGCTGCGGGAAGCCGGGTTCGCGAGCATTCGAGCCGAAGGAACCCGCCGTGTGTACGCGCTGGATCCCGCACCACTACGCGGCGTCGATGAGTGGCTGGATCCGTTCCGGCGGTTTTGGGCGCCGCGACTGGATGCACTCGCGACCGAGATCGCCCGCGGCAAGAAATCACAACGAGATCGCAACGGGCGGCCGGCACCGACCAACGACTAG
- the arr gene encoding NAD(+)--rifampin ADP-ribosyltransferase, with the protein MTTPFEVHESGALLHGTKADLSVGDLLVAGHRSNYEEGRISNHVYMTQTLDAAVWGAEMAVGESRCRIYIVEPEGAVEDDPNVTDKKFPGNPTRSYRTSDPVRIVGEITDWVGHSPEQLQAMQDSLADLKRRGLAVIYD; encoded by the coding sequence GTGACGACACCTTTCGAAGTGCACGAGTCCGGTGCGCTCCTGCACGGCACCAAGGCAGATCTCTCTGTAGGTGATCTGCTGGTGGCCGGACACCGGTCGAACTACGAAGAAGGACGAATCTCGAATCACGTCTATATGACGCAGACCTTGGACGCCGCAGTGTGGGGAGCGGAGATGGCCGTGGGCGAGAGCCGCTGCCGCATCTACATCGTGGAGCCAGAGGGCGCCGTGGAGGACGACCCGAACGTGACGGACAAGAAATTTCCGGGAAATCCGACCCGTTCCTACCGCACGTCGGATCCAGTGCGAATAGTCGGCGAGATCACGGACTGGGTGGGGCACTCGCCCGAGCAGCTTCAAGCCATGCAGGACAGCCTGGCGGACCTGAAGCGGCGGGGACTTGCCGTCATCTACGACTAG
- a CDS encoding TetR family transcriptional regulator, giving the protein MSGPSAPLPFARARTEAQRDERLTQLAAVTRDLLQRSRATALTLGDIAAAAGLAKSGILRYVGSREALLLRVMYDEHLHWIDALDRELPNRTAAAAVASTLAARPVLCDLIAVSPVLLGRLGSDEQRVLASQATDAQQRLGAALQPSLPLSDDQLSALTAAIHAFTGTAWAWATPESASTNPMVTDFESTLGRLVATFIAGLRAEAG; this is encoded by the coding sequence ATGTCAGGACCGAGTGCACCGCTTCCCTTCGCCCGTGCGCGCACCGAGGCGCAGCGGGACGAACGCCTGACCCAACTGGCCGCGGTCACCCGTGATCTCCTGCAGCGGTCCCGCGCTACGGCGCTGACGTTGGGCGATATCGCGGCGGCGGCCGGCCTGGCGAAGTCGGGCATCCTGCGATACGTCGGCTCTCGCGAGGCGTTGTTGCTACGGGTGATGTACGACGAGCACTTGCACTGGATCGACGCGCTGGACCGCGAGCTTCCGAACCGCACGGCGGCAGCGGCAGTGGCCTCCACGCTCGCGGCACGGCCGGTGCTATGTGATCTGATCGCCGTGTCGCCAGTGCTCCTCGGCCGGCTTGGCTCCGACGAACAACGCGTTCTCGCATCGCAGGCGACCGATGCCCAACAGCGACTCGGCGCGGCGCTGCAGCCATCGCTCCCCCTGTCCGATGACCAGCTCAGCGCGCTGACGGCCGCCATCCACGCGTTCACCGGGACCGCCTGGGCGTGGGCCACTCCCGAGTCCGCCAGCACCAATCCGATGGTCACCGACTTCGAATCGACCCTGGGCCGCCTCGTCGCCACGTTCATCGCCGGCCTGCGGGCCGAGGCTGGCTGA
- a CDS encoding SRPBCC family protein has product MAESTDKIIAAQPGAVRRDLTVNRGDTTQHTVQTISQSYATTTDDLWEACTQADRLARWFAPVSGDLRLGGRYQVEGNASGEVTACDPPQSFTVTWEFGDDSSQVSVHLAPEGDQTRLTIEHSHTGAADSDFWAQFGPGATGVGWDLALLGLSLHLVAGQDRPGDPDAFAQTAPAQQFIRAVSERWGQASMHAGTPEEDATAAANRTTAFYLGEEVGGH; this is encoded by the coding sequence ATGGCTGAATCAACCGACAAGATCATCGCCGCGCAGCCCGGAGCGGTGCGCCGAGACCTCACCGTCAACCGCGGTGATACGACGCAGCACACGGTGCAGACCATCAGCCAGTCCTATGCGACCACGACCGACGACCTCTGGGAGGCCTGCACGCAGGCCGACCGGCTCGCGCGCTGGTTCGCGCCGGTCAGTGGCGACCTCCGGCTGGGAGGCCGCTACCAAGTCGAGGGCAACGCCTCTGGAGAGGTGACCGCCTGCGACCCACCACAATCCTTCACCGTGACCTGGGAGTTCGGTGATGACTCGAGTCAAGTGTCTGTGCACCTCGCACCGGAGGGAGACCAGACGCGCCTTACCATCGAGCACTCTCACACGGGCGCCGCCGACTCTGACTTCTGGGCCCAGTTCGGACCGGGCGCGACGGGGGTGGGATGGGACCTCGCTCTGCTGGGCCTGTCGCTGCATCTGGTCGCGGGACAGGACCGTCCTGGCGATCCCGACGCCTTCGCGCAGACCGCACCCGCCCAGCAATTCATCCGCGCGGTCAGCGAGCGCTGGGGACAGGCCTCCATGCACGCCGGAACACCGGAGGAAGACGCCACCGCGGCCGCGAACCGCACCACCGCCTTCTACCTCGGCGAGGAAGTGGGAGGGCACTGA
- a CDS encoding trans-aconitate 2-methyltransferase yields MTQPGYEALAERYAAMFPGPYQSPIEQHAVAAFVEKIHTAGVVVDVGCGIGHVTADLARRGLDVIGCDPSPAMLAIARTTYPHLAFIDTDATLTDVTDTISAVLARFSLIHVPPDELETILGLWADRLRSGTPVLIASQSSDMPGPATPFDHAVAPAWRWHPDELSRVLADGGFAEDWRIVNRPDTVHRFPGVHLLAHRR; encoded by the coding sequence ATGACACAACCGGGATATGAGGCGCTCGCCGAGCGCTACGCCGCGATGTTCCCCGGCCCCTACCAGTCGCCAATCGAACAACACGCCGTTGCCGCCTTCGTGGAGAAGATCCACACCGCGGGTGTCGTTGTCGACGTGGGTTGCGGCATCGGACACGTCACCGCCGACCTCGCTCGTCGCGGACTCGATGTCATCGGATGTGACCCCAGTCCGGCGATGCTCGCCATCGCCCGCACCACCTACCCGCACCTGGCCTTCATCGACACCGACGCAACTCTGACAGATGTAACCGACACCATATCGGCGGTCCTCGCCCGGTTCAGTCTGATACACGTCCCGCCTGATGAACTCGAAACCATCCTTGGGCTGTGGGCTGATCGACTTCGTTCCGGAACACCGGTGCTGATCGCGTCTCAGTCATCCGACATGCCTGGCCCCGCAACACCGTTCGACCACGCGGTAGCCCCGGCTTGGCGCTGGCACCCCGACGAGCTGAGCCGCGTCCTCGCTGACGGCGGCTTCGCCGAGGACTGGCGGATCGTCAACCGTCCCGACACCGTCCACCGCTTTCCCGGAGTCCATCTGCTCGCACACCGCCGCTAA
- a CDS encoding DinB family protein, translating to MSTNRTTAGTERAVIESMLDGNREALIETVRGLSDADARRRLVASLTTPISLIKHAAAAERIWFQRFWAGLDESECDGYSRRDEGTFVVTADESLADVIAEFERASQRSRAIASRFDLDDIKVNPREGTVSMRWTLLAMIQEFARHAGHGDILREQIDRPPLREPNS from the coding sequence ATGAGTACCAACCGAACAACCGCTGGAACCGAGCGAGCAGTCATCGAGAGCATGCTCGACGGCAACCGCGAAGCTCTCATCGAGACCGTGCGCGGTTTGTCTGACGCCGACGCCCGCCGGCGACTCGTTGCGTCACTGACGACACCGATCTCCTTGATCAAGCACGCCGCGGCTGCGGAAAGGATCTGGTTTCAACGATTCTGGGCGGGACTCGACGAATCCGAATGCGATGGATACTCGCGCCGCGACGAGGGCACCTTCGTCGTCACGGCCGACGAGTCGCTGGCAGATGTTATCGCCGAGTTCGAGCGCGCCAGTCAACGATCGCGTGCGATCGCCTCCCGCTTCGACCTCGACGACATCAAGGTCAATCCACGCGAGGGGACGGTCAGCATGCGGTGGACCCTCCTCGCCATGATCCAGGAGTTCGCAAGGCATGCAGGTCACGGCGACATCCTCCGCGAACAGATCGACAGGCCCCCACTGCGAGAGCCGAACTCTTGA
- a CDS encoding SAM-dependent methyltransferase, whose translation MENAGPSRTALATAYARAYHQCADRPSIFADPLAMPMLGVTADDLTDLSTRTTDHPVAAAIDRPRRLFFAARARFAEDAVAAAVATGVRQVVILGAGLDTFAYRNPHPDLRVFEVDHPATQAWKRERLATAGIDHPETLTLVPVDFETQVLAAELEATSFARTEPAIFVWLGVVFYLTPSAAHSTLEYIAGQAGPVEVVFDYLQPADTDEDRAHLRARAERLAGAGEPLVSYFTPDDISGQLRALGFTAVEDHTARDIIGRYLDESPGFDEDPPRALRASRIVRASR comes from the coding sequence ATGGAGAACGCCGGACCCAGTCGGACAGCGCTCGCTACCGCGTATGCCCGTGCCTATCACCAGTGCGCCGACCGGCCGTCGATCTTCGCCGATCCCCTCGCGATGCCGATGCTCGGCGTGACTGCAGATGACCTGACCGACTTGAGCACGCGCACAACCGATCACCCCGTCGCTGCGGCCATTGATCGGCCCCGGCGGCTCTTCTTCGCGGCGCGCGCCCGCTTCGCCGAGGACGCCGTGGCCGCGGCCGTGGCCACCGGTGTGCGGCAGGTCGTGATCCTCGGCGCCGGACTGGACACCTTCGCCTACCGCAATCCGCACCCGGACCTGCGCGTCTTCGAGGTTGATCACCCTGCCACCCAGGCGTGGAAGCGCGAACGCCTGGCCACGGCCGGGATTGATCACCCAGAGACGCTGACACTCGTGCCGGTCGACTTCGAAACACAAGTGCTGGCAGCGGAATTGGAAGCCACCTCGTTCGCGCGCACGGAACCGGCGATATTCGTGTGGCTCGGCGTCGTCTTCTATCTGACTCCTAGCGCCGCCCACAGCACCCTGGAGTACATCGCCGGACAGGCCGGGCCCGTCGAGGTCGTCTTCGACTACCTGCAGCCAGCGGACACCGACGAGGATCGCGCGCACCTGCGGGCTCGGGCTGAGCGACTCGCCGGCGCCGGTGAGCCCCTCGTCAGCTACTTCACACCTGACGACATCTCCGGACAGTTACGCGCACTCGGCTTCACCGCCGTCGAGGACCACACCGCGCGAGACATCATCGGCAGGTACCTGGATGAATCCCCGGGTTTCGATGAGGACCCGCCCCGGGCACTTCGTGCGAGCCGCATCGTGCGCGCGAGCCGCTGA
- a CDS encoding DNA alkylation repair protein, with product MAELATLEDPKARAVNERHGDDHGVNLSKLRALAKRLKTQQELAGQLWETGDTAARLLAILICRPKGFDRDELDVMLRQARTPKVHDWLVNYVVKSNPHCEELRVIWLADPDPVVASAGWALTAERVKKRSEGLDLAGLLDVIEAQMKNAPDRLQWAMNECLGHIGIEHTHYRARAIDIGERLEVLRDYPTPPGCTSPYAPTWITTMVSRQGR from the coding sequence ATGGCCGAGCTGGCGACACTTGAGGATCCGAAGGCACGTGCGGTGAACGAGAGGCACGGTGACGATCACGGTGTGAACCTCAGCAAGCTGCGTGCACTCGCGAAGCGGCTGAAGACCCAGCAGGAACTCGCGGGCCAACTCTGGGAGACCGGTGACACCGCGGCCCGTCTGCTGGCGATCCTGATCTGCCGTCCGAAGGGCTTCGACCGTGACGAGCTGGATGTCATGCTGCGCCAAGCGCGCACCCCCAAAGTGCATGACTGGCTGGTGAATTACGTGGTGAAGAGCAATCCGCATTGCGAAGAGTTGCGGGTGATCTGGCTTGCCGATCCGGATCCGGTAGTCGCGAGTGCTGGCTGGGCACTGACCGCCGAGCGCGTGAAGAAACGTTCCGAGGGCCTTGATCTCGCGGGGCTGCTGGACGTCATCGAGGCGCAGATGAAGAACGCCCCGGACCGGCTGCAGTGGGCGATGAACGAGTGCCTGGGTCACATCGGCATCGAACACACCCACTACCGCGCCCGCGCGATCGATATCGGTGAGCGCCTGGAGGTGCTCAGGGACTATCCGACGCCGCCTGGCTGCACGTCTCCCTATGCGCCCACCTGGATCACCACGATGGTTAGCCGGCAGGGACGATAG
- a CDS encoding lytic transglycosylase domain-containing protein, with translation MRRCTTLIVTTVLALVACAESPTPPTTPTTSTAPTSTQAPSTAPSPAALPRPPAQPRLASSPEQLADDLVADERVLRDPSSSEAVLAEAARGQQAAYRVLGRHPEWDTVARARIPASLLDVYDRNIDARRQLTVLGASDIKDTLPAWRINPPAPADELLGYYRQAEAATGVGWNYLAAIHLIETGLGRIAGTSSAGAQGPMQFLPSTFAEYGDGGDIHSLRDSIMAAGRHLAANGFAADRDGAIFRYNNSDRYVQGVNDYAAVLAADPAAFAGYHRWDIYYRTTAGDVLLPVGYAATTPIPVHDYLADHPQ, from the coding sequence ATGCGTCGCTGCACGACGCTGATCGTCACGACCGTGCTCGCCCTCGTGGCCTGCGCAGAGTCGCCGACGCCACCGACCACACCGACGACATCGACAGCACCGACGTCGACCCAGGCGCCGTCCACCGCCCCATCCCCGGCAGCGCTTCCACGCCCGCCTGCGCAGCCACGGCTGGCATCCAGCCCGGAGCAGCTCGCCGATGACCTGGTCGCAGACGAGCGGGTGCTTCGCGACCCGTCCTCATCGGAGGCAGTGCTGGCGGAAGCGGCGCGCGGCCAGCAGGCGGCATACCGCGTCCTCGGCAGGCATCCGGAGTGGGACACCGTTGCCCGCGCACGGATCCCGGCATCACTTCTCGACGTCTACGACCGCAACATCGACGCACGCCGACAGTTGACCGTGTTGGGCGCGAGTGACATCAAGGACACCCTGCCCGCCTGGCGCATCAACCCGCCGGCACCGGCCGATGAGTTGCTCGGGTATTACCGGCAAGCAGAGGCGGCTACGGGCGTCGGCTGGAACTACCTGGCCGCGATCCATCTCATCGAAACCGGGCTCGGCCGAATTGCGGGCACGAGCTCGGCCGGCGCCCAGGGCCCCATGCAGTTCCTACCCTCGACGTTCGCCGAGTACGGCGACGGTGGCGATATTCACTCGCTGCGCGACAGCATCATGGCCGCAGGACGCCACCTTGCTGCCAACGGATTCGCCGCTGACCGCGACGGCGCGATCTTCCGCTACAACAACTCGGACAGGTATGTGCAGGGGGTCAACGACTACGCCGCCGTGCTCGCGGCCGACCCCGCTGCGTTCGCCGGCTACCACCGGTGGGACATCTACTACCGCACGACGGCCGGTGACGTCTTGCTGCCGGTCGGGTATGCCGCGACGACACCGATTCCCGTTCACGACTACCTGGCGGATCACCCGCAATAG
- a CDS encoding glucose-6-phosphate dehydrogenase, with amino-acid sequence MSEQLYDFFGEILQRYFRSAIDAYPQMGGVLVERLFTLTDEIPDHLTESRRAAVTWGKAENPKARITSEALVITQHGLIYAAGLNESHRALYYLATPPTFFDAFVDQVDTADVCEGAIVAVDGRFGRDLTSARPMDAALRRILDEHVALRVDLHQLEVCV; translated from the coding sequence ATGAGCGAGCAACTGTACGACTTCTTCGGCGAGATCCTCCAGCGGTACTTCAGATCCGCCATCGACGCCTATCCGCAGATGGGTGGAGTCCTCGTTGAAAGGTTGTTCACGCTGACTGACGAAATCCCGGATCATCTGACAGAGAGCCGGCGCGCAGCAGTGACGTGGGGCAAAGCAGAGAACCCGAAAGCCAGGATCACCTCGGAAGCCCTCGTCATCACCCAACACGGACTCATATACGCCGCCGGATTGAACGAGTCACACCGTGCGCTGTATTACCTGGCCACGCCACCAACGTTCTTCGATGCGTTCGTCGATCAGGTCGACACCGCCGACGTGTGTGAGGGCGCGATAGTGGCAGTGGACGGCCGGTTCGGCCGTGATCTCACATCGGCGCGTCCAATGGACGCCGCGCTGCGCCGGATACTCGATGAGCACGTAGCGCTGCGGGTGGATCTACATCAGCTTGAGGTGTGCGTCTGA